Within the Deltaproteobacteria bacterium genome, the region GCCTTTTGCAGGGTTTCGATCGCGGGCCGGATTGCACTGCCTCTCCGGTCTGCGATGAGTGAGCTTTGAAACCCGGAAAAAGGTAACCGCTCCAAGGCAGGATATAACGGGTTCACCGGATATTTACCCGCCAGCGGAGCGCCACTGAGCTTTGTAACCGTGGGGATCGAGTTTTTCTCAGCTACTTGCTTCACCACGGAGTCAAGGTTCTCGCATTGCCTTGAGCCGGAGTTTGGCGAGTGGTTCTTCGTCACCCCTGGAGATAAAGTGCTCGTGTATGGCCCGGGCCAGCTCTCCGGAAATTCCCGGCACTTTGCTGATCTCTTCCGGGGACGCTTCACGAATCCGGGCCAGACTTCCAAAGTGTCTGAAAAGCGCCTGTTGCCGTTTTGGACCTACGCCTGAAATTCCACTCAGGCGTGAATACAGTCTCTTACCATCCCGTTTTTTTCGATGAAAATTGATCCCGAACCGGTGGGCCTCATCTCTCACCTGCTGCAGGAATAACAAGGCAGGATGATGCCGTGGCAGAATCAAGGGCTCAGGCCATCCTGGACGGAATATCTTCTCACCTTTATTTCCGGTCTCCTTGGCAAGGGCCACGAGATCAAATTTTCCGGAAAGGCCGGAGGCCTCAACCACTTCAACTGCCTGCCTGAGTTGCCCGCGGCCTCCATCTATCAGAAACAGATCCGGCAGGTCTCCCTCCTCTTTCCCTCTGGTGATTCTTCTGAGCATTACCTCCCTGATCATTGCGTAATCATCCGTACCTCTGACTCCTTTAATATTGTAGTGTCTGTATCCCTTTTTATCCGGTTGACTTTTATAAAAAGCTACCAGGCTTCCGACCGGAAACTCTCCTCCTGTTATAGAGATGTCCACGCCTTCAACCCTCTCGGGGGTGCGTTTCAGATTCAGTACATCCATTATAATATCTGCCTTTTCCTGCCATACCTCGTGCTGTCTTTCGATAGAAAGCAAGGCCTGCCCGGCATTTGTTTCAGCCATCTTAAGCAGTCTGCATTTTAAGCCCCTTACCGGCCTCTTGAGAAACACTTTCCTGCCGGCCATGTCTGACAGCCATTCCGAAATCAGGCCTGAATCTTTCAGCTCTTCCGGAAGAATTATCTCCTTTGGCACAGGACTCTCCTGATAAAATTGACGAATGAATAAGGAAAGGATTTCCCGGTCTGTCTCCTCAATAATCCTGCTCAAATGGTGTATGTCCTGACCCTGCATTATCCCGTCCCGTACCCTGAGTACGGCCAATGCTGAAATATTTCCGCTGCGAGCAAGGCCAATGATGTCCCAGTCGGCATACATATCCGCCACTATTGACTGTCTCTCAACAACTTTCTCTATTGAATGAATCCGATCCCTCAAGACTGCCGCTCTTTCGAACTCAAGCGCCTCTGAGGCCTCCTCCATCTGCGACTTCAGGACCTTAAGAAGGGAATCCGTCCTGCC harbors:
- a CDS encoding excinuclease ABC subunit C, with amino-acid sequence MEDTTSAAKPGRFGISNITSLATVPNKSGVYLFRDIKDTVLYVGKARNLRQRLASYLVAGPSAPPKTGLILRRASTFEIIVTATEKEALILEASLIKKHRPKYNIVLRDDKAFLFLKIDIKRPFPRLSAVRRRVKDGALYFGPYPSAGAVRETLRSISFLFGLRTCPDRSMRARARACLLHQIGRCSAPCIGAISERDYCDLVRQVKLFLMGRTDSLLKVLKSQMEEASEALEFERAAVLRDRIHSIEKVVERQSIVADMYADWDIIGLARSGNISALAVLRVRDGIMQGQDIHHLSRIIEETDREILSLFIRQFYQESPVPKEIILPEELKDSGLISEWLSDMAGRKVFLKRPVRGLKCRLLKMAETNAGQALLSIERQHEVWQEKADIIMDVLNLKRTPERVEGVDISITGGEFPVGSLVAFYKSQPDKKGYRHYNIKGVRGTDDYAMIREVMLRRITRGKEEGDLPDLFLIDGGRGQLRQAVEVVEASGLSGKFDLVALAKETGNKGEKIFRPGWPEPLILPRHHPALLFLQQVRDEAHRFGINFHRKKRDGKRLYSRLSGISGVGPKRQQALFRHFGSLARIREASPEEISKVPGISGELARAIHEHFISRGDEEPLAKLRLKAMREP